CTGCGCAAGTGCAGCTGTATTAAATGTTAGTGCAAGACGTCGGGTTGTGTCAAGCCAAAACTCAGGAAGTCGGCTTCCAAAAATCGCAAGCGAAAGGGCTGAAGTCGACCTTGTTTTTATAATGAATAAACATTAAATTACGTATGGCCTATGGCATGTTTAGGTCAACcgaaaaacaaagaacagATTTATGTTCCTAAATATAAGTTATGAGGAGAACTCGATGCGCGAGACAGGATAGCATGAAGATCAGATACGGTGGAGAGTTTATTGAAggaatataataaataatgcaGACCTCTACGATTTAGAAGTTATTCCGGAAAAATGGTATGCAAGGTTCATTGATTCAAGGTATATTTATGGTACATTACATctatttcatcaatctatttaatttcatttttaaagatatgtacatatattcaaaaaaaacATAGGATATAGAAACTTCCATACGCAGATGTCttgattaacccattgtagaccaatggggtatttaaatatttcaccGAAAATGATAGAGGAAAGATACAATAGATCTATAAGAAgaatctacatacatacagcaTTATTTTCCGCGTTTTAAACAGAGGGGGATAAAGTGAGTTAAGCTCATGTTTtgttttcggtatattttgaaactgtgacgtatatttcggtatactCCTAAGagtcagaccgtatatctcttcgataaatccgcggtcacactgatctGATTCCCTCAAAAAAGCATCATCATTGCCGGACAAAAAAGTTTTGAACGCCAAAGCCGCACGGAAATCAAGATTATAATAATCCTCTAGTGCATCATCTGTTCGTTGACTAATTCCTAAAGATGTCTTCACGTTACGATCGCGCTGTTACTATTTTCTCCCCAGACGGACATTTGCTTCAGGTGGAATATGCCCAAGAAGCCGTCCGGAAGGGCTCGACCGCGGTAAAACTCACGCTGTTGCAATGTTTCGCATGCATTTTACTCAAAATGAATTATATTCCTTAGGTTGGTGTTCGCGGCGGCAGCTGCGTTGTGTTGGGGGTGGAGAAAAAGTCTGTTGCCAAGTTGCAAGAGGACCGCACAGTTCGCAAAATTTGCATGCTTGACCATCACATTACAATGGCCTTTGCCGGCCTCACTGCCGATGCTCGCATTCTGATTAACCGTGCCCAAGTGGAGTGCCAGAGCCATCGGCTTAATGTTGAAGACCAAGTTACTCTGGAGTACATCACTCGGTATGCATAGTGCCGTGCCTTTCACTGCCTTTGGGCttaatgtatttatatttttcgtACATTTCAGTTACATTGCCCAGCTGAAACAGAAGTATACTCAGAGCAATGGTCGCCGTCCCTTCGGCATTTCTTGCCTGATTGGCGGATTTGATGGCGATGGCTCGGCGCATTTGTTCCAAACCGAGCCTTCTGGTATTTTCTATGAATACAAAGCAAACGCTACGGGTCGCTCGGCCAAGACTGTGCGCGAGTTCTTCGAGAAGAATTATCGTGAAGAGGATGTGGCCACTGAGAAAGGTGCCGTCAAGCTGGCAGTTCGCGCCCTGCTCGAGGTGGCACAGTCGGGCCAGAACAACTTGGAGGTGGCCATCATGGAGAACAACAAGCCGCTGAAGATGCTGGATCGGGAAGTCATCCAGGAATATGTGAACATCatcgagaaggagaaggaagaggatatcgaaaagaaaaagcagAAGAAGTAACACACCAGGCACTCTCCAACAGAATGCCTTCAATTCGAACATTTTCTTAATTCAGGACCTCTGCAAAAATCTCCCCTAAGATTATCTATTATAACTTCACGCAAAAGTCATTTAGTTTTAGTAGGGAGGTTTTTACAGATTCCATTGATTTGGCGAATGTTCCACCGCATCGCATCGGGTGGCCCGATGGCACATTTTTATCTAAATAATTTTCTACATTTTGAAATGTTGTAAAGAGGTTAAAAGCTACATATATGAGTTGTATAAAATACATGGTCTACCAGACACGAGAACGGAGATCCAGCACGATTTTCCTTTCAAACATTCTATAACTGTAATAGcgatattattaattttatacgCGTGATATGTTGAGTAttccctctgctgctgctactctgGAGAGTCGTCGAAAacagctggctggctgcattTTAAGAGGCAGCTGTTAGATTTCAATATTGGTCCTCATTCCAGGAGTGGGCAACTTGCTACTTGCAACGTGAACACGATGTTCAGGAAGATAATTTCAGAATTTTTTATGGAAACCTTATGAAATTAATAGtttctatctgtctatctataCATCTGTGTATCTTTCATATTTCTATCTATCTTCGTTTCGATGTGGTTATGTCTAACGAGCCATAAAATCCTCTCGAACTTATGTATATTTGACCACACGACTAGCTCACAGCGCAATCCAGGGAACCAcaagatgaagatgatgataatgataaaaCCGTGGTCCCTCGGATCGTGATTCTAAGACAAACTGGCAAAATACAAGCTACCGTACCCCGCAGTCATAGATATTTCAGTTGAAGAAGCAAACAGATCTATGCTTTGCCCTGGCCAAGGAGCTGCATCTCAgccccaaacaaaaacaaaaaaaatagtaaagcCATTTTCTCCTTTTAAACTAAAGTTTATTGAATGATTGTAATTTGACTAAAAAGAAGATTGAGTTTAAAGGCCTAtaatatttagaaaaaaatgttaTTAGCGAAAAAACGGCGAAATTCGTCATAAAATGGCGTATGTAAAGTAAAATGTACGTAGATATTTGCAGGTCTGCTATCCAATGTATATAAACCGAATCTCATGTATCGTTTACAACCGTGCTTCGATGAATCACACGCAGAGATACTATCGATGGTTGGCAATCATACTTGTCATCTCCAGCGAAAATTTCGTGCGCCAAAAACATAAACTAATGTTAAATAGTTAGAATTAGAATTAAATCCAGtgcaatatattttttaaaagaaaacaaaaaaacctcTCAAGTGTTGGCGGGTGTAGTTCAGTGCCCACAGAGAGGTCGCAACGACATAGGGCGAGTGAAAATTGCGTTTTACAATTACTGTTTTACGGGGGTGGGCCGTGAGAGCGAGAGGCCAACAGTCGGTGGTGTGGGAACGCCAAGCAGGAGCAccgtttttattttccatcaACATGTACAGTTATAAGTAAAGTCGGATCTAAATCCATAAGTCCATACAGTTTAAAAGCCCAATCCCAAAcaaaatagatagatagatgctGCCGGGCATCTATTGAGAGATTCGTTACGGATTGAAAATACGTCTTTGTCGTTATGCAGCAACAGGACGATCCTCCGTCCCTGCCCGTGGGCACGGAGGTGAGTGCCAAGTATAAGGGCGCCTTTTGCGAGGCAAAAGTCAGCAAAGTAGTGCGCAATATCAAGGTGAAGGTGGTCTACAAGCAGGGCCTGGGCACGGGCATCGTGCCCGACGATGCTATCAAGGCGCCGCCCGGCCAGATGCGCGTGGGTGCCGTTGTCGAGGTGCGGCACCCAGACAGAAAGGAGATCGTAGAGGCCACCATTGCCAAGATCCAAGACGGCTCACAGTACACGGTCGTCTTTGACGATGGCGACATCACCACTCTGAGGAGGACGGCCCTGTGCCTGAAGAGCGGCAGGCATTTCAATGAGAGCGAGACCCTCGATCAGCTGCCGCTGACCCATCCGGAGCACTTTGGCAATCCCGTGGTCGGCGGAAGAAGGGGTCGTCGGAGGGGTCAATTGAATGAGGACAGCtcggatgatgatgacgagaGCGATGCCAAGGAAGTGGTCaacgagaaggaggagaacATTGGCCAGGTCGTCTGCGTGGAGACAGAGTCCAAGAAGAAGGACAAGGAGAAATGGTTCCCCGCCTTGGTGGTGGCGCCCACAGCTCAGGTGAGTCCTCGCTCCTCGCTCGCGCTGGAGATCAGAGCTGCCCGTTCATTACAGAATTTCACTTCACTTTGCAGGCCACTGTCAGAATCCGCGTGAAGGATGAGTACCTGGTAAGATCCTTCAAGGACGGACGCTACTATACGGTGCCCAAGAAGGAGGCCACAGAATTTACCAGGGAGGTGGCCAGCAAACAGGATGTGCCTGCTGTGCAGGCTGCCCTCGAATTCCTCGACAGCAGCGTCCTGCCGCCGCACTGGGACCGCGACTCCCTCTTTGGCCTGTCCAATCTCaccagcgacgacgacggcgagaTCGATTCGGACTCGTCTGACGACGAGCCGCACGAGGAGAAGGATCGCTTTGTGGCCCAGCTCTACAAGTACATGGACGATCGGGGCACGCCGCTGAACAAAGTGCCCTCCATCCAGAGCCGCGACGTGGACCTGTACCGCCTCTTTCGGGCCGTTCAGAAGCGCGGTGGGTACAATCGCGTAACGACCCAGAACCAATGGAAAATGATTGCCGTTCGCCTGGGCTTTGCGCCCTGCACGGTCAGCGTCATGAACCTGGTAAAGCAGGCGTACAAGAAGTTCCTGCAGCCCTACGGCGATTTCCATCGCAAGCTCGGCTGCTCCATGCTGATGACATCGCGGAACTCGAACCGCAGCAAGGGACGCAGTCTGGTCCGGGCCAATTCGGTGGCCTCGCCCAAGCCAATGGAAACCACCAAAACGGAGACGATCAGCAAATTGGCCCAACCGAATCAGACGGCTACCATCACGAGCACCAGCTCTTCCagtgccgcagcagcagctacctCATCAACCATTGGACCCACTTTGAGCGCTGCAGCTAGCGCTGCCAGGGCCGCCTCAACGGCCTCCATATCGGCAGCAGAGGAGTCTGAGAACACCAGCGAGTCGAGTGTGGTGGTGGAGCCCATCAAGAAGCAACGCAAGGCTTCGGCGGCGGCCACCAGCACTCAACAGCAGGGCAAGGTCAAGAGCCTCGTGGAGAAGTACGAGGAGAAGTCCTCGGCAGCAATGCCCCTTGCCGCTACTGCCGCTGctactggtgctgctggtggaggaGGCCCCACAGCCACCGTAGGAAGTGGatcttcaacaacaacatctgCAGCAAGTGCGGCGGCATCTGCTGCTGGTAACACTACCTCCACGGCCACtccatcatcattatcatcaggagcagcagcagcagctgccactcCATCGGCCGCAGTCGGCAAAGACACCGAATCGGATCTGCCTTTGTCAAAGATCAAGCTGCAAGCGGCCGCTGCTACTGCAGCAGCCGTGACCAGGAACAGCATGGAGAAGGATCAGCAGACCAACATCAGTCCGGGCAGTGCCACATCCAGCAAGGCCAACTCCGCGGACAATCAAAGGAGCAGAGATGCCTCCCCATCCGGTAAGTGCAGAGCACACAGATCTCTGGACAATCCTCTTAGATATTATGACGTTATTTATTATGATCAGACGATCTATGCTAGCTTCACTTTCACCTTATGATAGGCATTGGCCAGGACGCCGCGCAAGTTCCAGATATGCTCGAACTTCTCCGGCTGCACATTGTAGGCTGAGTCGACGGCCTTGGCCCATATCTCCAGCTCCCCGCTGCCGCCAGCTTtgcgccgctgctgctgctcctcagTTATGGGCAGGCGGGCGGTCCACAGGGACCAGCCATAGTGCCGGCCATCGGGCGAATCCTCCTGCTCCAGTTCGGCCACATGCCATGTCTTACCCTCGTCTCCAGTCAGATCCACGCGGAGTATTTTGCGTCCGCCTCCGCTCCAGGCATAGCCACGCACTGTGATGTATCCGCCCTGCGGATCCACTTTGACCCGCTCCCCCGGGAGCGGTGTGCAAATGGCCGAGGTCACCGGCATGGCCTGGATTGCCTCGGCCTTGCTAAAGTCCACCGTGTCCCAGTCCGTGCTGGGGCTGAAGCCCTTGTAGTCGTTCTGCTGCCAGTGAGAGTCCGATTCGTGGTCGGCCACCATGATTCTCGTTAGCCATTTGACATTTCGGGCGCCCACAACGCCGGGCACAATAACGCGTATGGGATAGCCGTGATCCCGCGTCAGCGGTTCATCGTTCATCTCGTAGGCCAAGAGGACATCGCCGCGTGGATCCAGGGCCTTCGAGAGTGGAATGGAGGCGCCGTAGGGATGGGATGTGGGATCCAGATCGGCCCCCTCGAATATCACGTGCATGGTCTCGTTGGGCTGTACTCCCTGCTCCCGAAGCACATCGCAGAGACGGGCTCCCGACCACTTGGCATTGCCCACAGCACCAGCGCCCCACGAGAGACCTGCAGCAGAGAGAATGTTCGATTAGTTACTGGGATTAGTGGGGGACTAGTGCCGCAGCACCCACCCTTGACTGCCTTGATGTGGGTCATCTCGGAGCGTCGATTGCCCCCGCACATGATGGCCGCCGTCACCGTGTGCCTGGGCAGGGCCTTGATCTGGGCTAGAGTCAGTGTGAGCAGCGGCCCCCCCTGCTCGCCCCCAGACGTGTCGATCTCCAGCTCGTACTCCTCGGGCACCAGAACGGGAACGGGCAGGTGATTCCTCACATAGAACATTTCGTTGGGGGTGTAGAACTTCTCGGCTAGCAGACCAATGGGCGGCTCCGCGTTGAACGGACGCTTGGAGGCGGGCTTCAGCAGGGCGTGGCGTTCGGGCTCTTTCGCCCAGGGCGAGCCTAGCTCATCCTCCGCATTGGGCACAGTCAGACCCTCCAGGTTCCCGATGCGAAAGGATTCGAGAAGCTCCAGCACCTCCAGAGTGTTGTGCTGCTGGTAGATGGCCCAGAAGGGATCGATGGCACTGCCCGCGGCCATCATGATCTTGTCCCCCCCAGGATGATTCTCGGCAAATTCCGTCACATCGTAGACCCCCAGGCCATAGGTGATCCAAATGCCCTTGTCGGGTGCATTGTGTTGTTCCACCTGCTCCGCTTTGTAGGTGGGCAGATCCTTTCTGGGCGTGATGTGCCACAGCCGGGCCACTGCCTCATCATCTGGCTTTACCTCCTCATCTGGCGTGCTACTGTATCGCTGAGTCAGCCAAAAGTAGCCTAGTCCCAGTCCGCCGGCCCAGAATGCGCTGTACAGGAACATCTCCGCTTTGCTCCCGGGCGAACTCCATTTGCggttttccttttcttcttGTCCGCTGCCCCGTGCTGAGGCTGTTGTGGTGGCCAGTAGGCGTCTGGCGTGTGTATGTGGAGACAGGTGTGTCTGTGGCATCAGCTTCTGCAGCCTGACCGCCCGTTGCCACAGCAAGCGCATGATTATGTAACAGAACTCCGCCTCCTCCAGAAGAAACTCACATTAAATGAATAGAAAACAATCAGAATAGACAGATTTCAATTTGTCCCGTGATGTTATCTTCGGAGGCAGCCGGCGAATGCTGTCGCGCGACTTGTTGCTGCCTGTGTTTTTCTCTTCTATATTTTTGTGCTCTCTTTTTCGGCCTTGGCCTTAGCACCCGCAGGCCCCCTTGGGCGAGTTGGTTTTATTGATAAGCAAGCTCTTTGACAGCATAAGCGCTAatttctgctgtttttgtcgccccgttttgcgttttgtttgcggtactcgtacacacacaccagcTTCCGAGTATCGATACAATGTATCGACGGGACAGGTCTATCGATATGTCTTAAGCGCTGTCTAAACCGGTCAAATGCTGAATTTTACAATTCCTTTTGCACTCTCTGATGTCATAATATTATTCTTCATTATATATAGCCGAGCTGGCCGTCTAAATGCAGGAAGAATAGGAGCTGAACATAAGCTCCTAcataaatatatcaaatattaATACTAATTACGGGATATGTATGTTAAAAAGCCGAAAAGGAATTAGTAGTGGATGCAATGTGATACTGGGTACGAATCTCAGGCGCAGGGAGATTGAGGATCTCTTAAACCAAAGTAATTCTCTCAAGGGCATTACAACataaagagagagggggaaaaacTTATATTCTTTTCTATCTTTTCGGATCGGAGAGTTTTGTCGGGttaggggcaggggcaggcagaaAATCTCGTCCGGTGCAAAGCAGCTGCAGCCTCGTTTAGCCAGTGCTTAAGAAAATCATACACAAAAGGAATGAACcaaaatgaatataaatagGAGAAATAAGCCAGTTAATATGCATCGGAATGTAGATACATAGATTAGATATTAATAAGAGCGAATAAAATACCAGTAATCGAataatacacatacatacgtggTTATGTATTTGTTCCGCTTTATTTTTTGCGACTTTAGTGACCATcttatccctctctctctccaactCATGTCTATAGCTACCCCCGGGCcgtctgctgcagctgctgccccacCGACCATCGCCAAGAAAGAGAAGCACCAACGAAAGCAGGTGGAAAAGCCGGACGAGAAGCAGCGCGGCAAGCGGAAGAAGGAGGATAAGGACATCAGCGTTGAGAAGATCGACACCGGGGACTTTGTTGTGGGCATCGGCGATAAGCTGAAGGTCAACTACCACGAGAAGAAGTCCCCCAGCTCCCATGGCAGCACCTACGAGGCGAAGGTCATCGAGATCAGCGTACAGCGCGGTGTGCCCATGTACCTGGTCCACTACACCGGCTGGAACAACCGCTACGACGAGTGGGTGCCCCGGGAGCGGATTGCCGAGAACCTGACCAAGGGATCCAAGCAGAAGACACGTACGATCAGCACCAGCAGTGCGaacagtggcagcggcggcggtgggggaGGCGGCGGCACCGGATCAGGCGCTGGCTCCCAGGGCACACTGCCCCCAGGTCCGGGTGGCGGCGGCGACAAGCAGCCGCCGCCTGGCAAGGATGGACCCTCAAAGACGGCACCGCCCACAGGGGCGGCGGGACAGCAGGGTGGCCAGTCGGGAAATCCCAGTGGCTTCAGTACAGCCAGTTCGCTGATTCAGGCCATGGTGAAGACTCCCACCACCACGGGAGCGAAGCGGGGCCGTGGGCGCAGCGACTCCATGCCACCGCGATCGACCACTCCTTCGTCGGTAGCCTCCAATTCGAGCAGAACCAAGTCTCCGGCCagctcccagcagcagcagcagcagcaacatcagcagaagcagccgaTGAAGAGGCGTCCCACCCGAGGGCCGACCAACAGCGCCAACATCCGCATCTCGGACGCCTCAATGGCCTCCGAAtcggactccgactcggacGAACCAGTGCGCCGGCCCAAACGGCAGAGTGCCAAGGAGAAGGCAGCTGGCAAGCCGCAAGCCACCGCCAAGGGACGTCTGTCCCGTGTCCCATCATCTGGGCCCACGGCAGCCGCTGCTCAGCAAAGTCCCAGCGAGGAATccgacgaggatgaggaggaggaagacgCGCCTGGCCTCAGTACTGGCAAACagcaaccgcagcagcagccgcctccTTCGCTGCAACGTTCCCGCGCGGCTGGCAATCGGGCCATGAGCAGTGGGGCCGCCACCTCCAAGGGACGCGACTACGATCTCAGCGAAATACGATCCGAGCTAAAGGGATTCCAGCCGCAACTgctctcctcctcgtcctcctcatcGGCATTGCCCATAGACGAGCGTAAGGATCACATCAAGGGGGAGAGCCATGCGCCTGCGGGGGACATCAAGAAAGAGCCGAAGGTAGAGTCCTCGGCCAAGAGCAGTTCCACGGAGGCCTCTTCCGAGACGGACTCGTACGTGGACGAGGACTCGCAGTCATCGGACTACCGGAAGCATGCCGGTGAGAAGCGCACAAAGGCAGGAGCTGCGGGGCAAACGCCAGGGAAGGCAGGACAAGAGCCACCGAGTAGCGCAGATTCAATCCATCTGCTGGAGACCATCAAGACGGAGACCAAGGACATTAAGGTGAAGCCCTTCCACACAGGCGCAGATATCAAGCCGACCACCAGTCTGATAGCTCCGGCCCGCTTTGGCCTGAACAGCTCCTCCTCAGTCTCAGCCTTGGGCtcgggctcctcctcctcgacaTCCACTCAGGGACCCTGCCTCTCTGCCGTGGCCAAGTACACGCCGGTGATCGTGGAGAAGCCCCTCACCATGACCACAGCCgccgccagcagcggcagcagcagcagcaagaagtCCGCTCAGTCCGCGGATCAGCAACATCCCAACAAGAAGGTGGACAGCCTCAAGAAGCAGTCGGGGGCGGGACCaggaggagccacagccactgccagcagcagcagcagcagcagcagcaacaccacgGGACAGGAGGCCAAGAAATTTGCTGAACCTGTGGCCACCTTGAAGGTGGAGCTGCCGGCAGCCTGTTCCCCCTCTTCGTCGTCCTCTTCGTCCAGTTCCTTTTGCTCAAGTGCTTCGGgaggcagctccagctccgccACGCGATCTCTGCCAGACATGAGCAAGCTGGAGATCAGCGGTGGAGCAGGAGGCAGCGGGGCAGCAGGTCCATCTGGGACCCAGCCCGCGACACCACcgacggccacggccacagccagcagcaaagAGACCaaatacagcagcagcagcattacgGCAGCAAGCGGTGGACCGCTCACCCTTGGCGATCTCTTGGCCTCGGATGTGTACGAGTTCAAGGACACGGAACCCTTTGAATTCGAGAAGCGCATATCGCCCATGGCGGCCTGTTCGACCACCGCGACAGGCGTTGCTTCAGTTCTCCCCTCCGCCGGCCCTTCTTCGGTCATTACTGTGGTGCCGCCGCAGTCCGCacctgcaccagcagcagcagcagctggtggaggagcaggagcaggagccggagcacCGCCTGGTGCTGGTACCACTGTGGTGGTTAGCTCTGCGGCCAGAAAGCAAGCTCTCAAGGCCACGGCCCTGCAGCACAGCCTGGAACAGCATCAGCTGCCGCCCAATGTCcatggagcagcagcggcagcggcaactgTCGCAGCTGCGGGATTGGGAGCAGGCAAATCCAAGAAGCGTGGCTCCCCCCTAAAGGAGGCCAGTCTGGTGCTGGAGAAGCCCAAGCTCATAAAAGTGGAAAAGGAACAGCCGGAACAAAAGCCTGCCatcccacagcagcagcagcagcagcaacaggcgcCTCCGACTGTAAAAGTGGTTGCAGCCacggccacacacacacccacagccacacccaATCTCGTGCAGATGCAACAGAAGCTGATAACGccaccaggaggaggaggaggaggctctTCCTCTGCTTCCTCGGCTGCTGGCCAACTGACGCCCGGACACCATGCCACGCCCTTCGATGCGCTGCGCAAGTCGCCGAGCTTCAACCTGAATATCATGGCCCTGAACGAGGAGCTGGCCCAGACCGTGCAGGAGACAACAAGAGCTCTAACCGATGCCCTGCAGCCACCCACGACCCCCATTTCAGCGACCGCTCCACCGGCAGGACCCCTGCTTATATGTCCAGGAACACCGCCC
The sequence above is a segment of the Drosophila pseudoobscura strain MV-25-SWS-2005 chromosome X, UCI_Dpse_MV25, whole genome shotgun sequence genome. Coding sequences within it:
- the htk gene encoding serine-rich adhesin for platelets isoform X2 — its product is MQQQDDPPSLPVGTEVSAKYKGAFCEAKVSKVVRNIKVKVVYKQGLGTGIVPDDAIKAPPGQMRVGAVVEVRHPDRKEIVEATIAKIQDGSQYTVVFDDGDITTLRRTALCLKSGRHFNESETLDQLPLTHPEHFGNPVVGGRRGRRRGQLNEDSSDDDDESDAKEVVNEKEENIGQVVCVETESKKKDKEKWFPALVVAPTAQATVRIRVKDEYLVRSFKDGRYYTVPKKEATEFTREVASKQDVPAVQAALEFLDSSVLPPHWDRDSLFGLSNLTSDDDGEIDSDSSDDEPHEEKDRFVAQLYKYMDDRGTPLNKVPSIQSRDVDLYRLFRAVQKRGGYNRVTTQNQWKMIAVRLGFAPCTVSVMNLVKQAYKKFLQPYGDFHRKLGCSMLMTSRNSNRSKGRSLVRANSVASPKPMETTKTETISKLAQPNQTATITSTSSSSAAAAATSSTIGPTLSAAASAARAASTASISAAEESENTSESSVVVEPIKKQRKASAAATSTQQQGKVKSLVEKYEEKSSAAMPLAATAAATGAAGGGGPTATVGSGSSTTTSAASAAASAAGNTTSTATPSSLSSGAAAAAATPSAAVGKDTESDLPLSKIKLQAAAATAAAVTRNSMEKDQQTNISPGSATSSKANSADNQRSRDASPSATPGPSAAAAAPPTIAKKEKHQRKQVEKPDEKQRGKRKKEDKDISVEKIDTGDFVVGIGDKLKVNYHEKKSPSSHGSTYEAKVIEISVQRGVPMYLVHYTGWNNRYDEWVPRERIAENLTKGSKQKTRTISTSSANSGSGGGGGGGGTGSGAGSQGTLPPGPGGGGDKQPPPGKDGPSKTAPPTGAAGQQGGQSGNPSGFSTASSLIQAMVKTPTTTGAKRGRGRSDSMPPRSTTPSSVASNSSRTKSPASSQQQQQQQHQQKQPMKRRPTRGPTNSANIRISDASMASESDSDSDEPVRRPKRQSAKEKAAGKPQATAKGRLSRVPSSGPTAAAAQQSPSEESDEDEEEEDAPGLSTGKQQPQQQPPPSLQRSRAAGNRAMSSGAATSKGRDYDLSEIRSELKGFQPQLLSSSSSSSALPIDERKDHIKGESHAPAGDIKKEPKVESSAKSSSTEASSETDSYVDEDSQSSDYRKHAGEKRTKAGAAGQTPGKAGQEPPSSADSIHLLETIKTETKDIKVKPFHTGADIKPTTSLIAPARFGLNSSSSVSALGSGSSSSTSTQGPCLSAVAKYTPVIVEKPLTMTTAAASSGSSSSKKSAQSADQQHPNKKVDSLKKQSGAGPGGATATASSSSSSSSNTTGQEAKKFAEPVATLKVELPAACSPSSSSSSSSSFCSSASGGSSSSATRSLPDMSKLEISGGAGGSGAAGPSGTQPATPPTATATASSKETKYSSSSITAASGGPLTLGDLLASDVYEFKDTEPFEFEKRISPMAACSTTATGVASVLPSAGPSSVITVVPPQSAPAPAAAAAGGGAGAGAGAPPGAGTTVVVSSAARKQALKATALQHSLEQHQLPPNVHGAAAAAATVAAAGLGAGKSKKRGSPLKEASLVLEKPKLIKVEKEQPEQKPAIPQQQQQQQQAPPTVKVVAATATHTPTATPNLVQMQQKLITPPGGGGGGSSSASSAAGQLTPGHHATPFDALRKSPSFNLNIMALNEELAQTVQETTRALTDALQPPTTPISATAPPAGPLLICPGTPPTGGGATSGQVAASPKLSTPPQSQTKPPPPPTVVGSPFIETRNVFELSTSNEGSGYSSGESKDNKLEKLENVKILLAGAAGLPFDLDAAKYEQKTSSIADKVLKAISQKKEEVENNKSKPPAHPHTEATPPTGTGAGAGTGTPMMIPKLLPDIEATPLILPKPEPCTSSKLEALKMLSEPLKIQTGPLLGELYRPGPATNSPETKSILDSMPAKNNELSETIQKLECAIQQRKTPVSGLSLASSTAGTPPTAHTPNSTVTVGVGGFSDESMDSTDSEQRLVIEDVIVEDHTTTTTAEQKSPGSQEELAETMDRTISTPTPPVKMELMGSKQLCNSGIQAPIALKLAQGEPSSSSSSFAGKLAAVTQPPPLAKLHQHQQQQHHPEESSKMGTLSSFGIPIVVPEIPASVVMATPSITIPAFTIPMEQDQDSPPIMACTSSPASPSPPTVSSDMGDRLGSGLLLKTYIEPEADARSSSSSYHQQQQSTAVQTEIVLSNTNVSTTGGWIGRGAEITSDATPVVARPFVMHAVNKEMYNVVANTAAPAASSPLINDPHNETINLLCEETIPGSPAPTYGGKDEQMAATASSALAITGITPLSPDTPPPGTTGLLQGTTGAHQSAGDSALGGVGPSTANSSPDSASQEDESSEEAKTKHLENELEGLGLGGTLRKRKRPSKQTQAQITAVAAQLQSLSKRRRQVSGMRGNKPIATVTAGSDTDDNSDNLVSNLGTQQQQSAQQQQLRQSGRQQLMPLTNAQQQQQQQQQQLQQHQQQQQQPQLQQQQQQPSSSNQLGVRPCPYNFLVELDRSLSSDQCITILRKQIQDLRKAYNTIKGELAVIDRRRKKMRRREREKKQQQQQQGQTQGKVCT